In a genomic window of Shouchella clausii:
- the mreD gene encoding rod shape-determining protein MreD codes for MSRTYFSLVLLFLLVVEGSLLPNLLLNYTGSDQIVVPRFALIVIVLIGLYSGKQVGMLYGLAFGLIFDVVYTNYLGIYTFGFACLGYALAVPLKAVKESALWAVVLAIVAVFAFEYYQYGLFYVLGVTEMQGSTFFMDRLLPTLVLNSAFAILIVLPVRKLAAHVLEQARIRQR; via the coding sequence ATGAGCAGAACGTACTTTTCGCTCGTTCTTCTCTTTTTACTCGTTGTAGAGGGCTCCTTGTTGCCTAATTTGCTTCTCAATTATACAGGCTCTGACCAAATTGTCGTTCCTCGCTTCGCGCTTATCGTTATTGTGCTGATTGGCCTTTATTCTGGCAAGCAGGTAGGGATGTTGTACGGGCTTGCATTTGGGCTAATCTTTGATGTCGTTTATACAAACTATCTTGGCATCTATACGTTTGGCTTTGCTTGCCTCGGCTATGCGCTTGCGGTTCCTTTAAAAGCTGTAAAGGAATCGGCGCTTTGGGCTGTCGTGCTCGCTATTGTTGCTGTTTTTGCGTTTGAATACTACCAATATGGCCTATTTTATGTTTTGGGCGTAACAGAAATGCAAGGAAGCACCTTTTTTATGGACCGGCTTTTGCCAACACTTGTGTTAAACAGCGCTTTTGCGATCCTCATTGTTCTCCCTGTGCGTAAACTCGCTGCCCATGTCTTAGAGCAAGCGCGCATTCGCCAGCGCTAA
- the minC gene encoding septum site-determining protein MinC, whose product MTRGKSFVTIKGTKDGLTFLLDDRCSFDELIKELTDKLSANYYKSGEEERPVYVKMDLGNRYLNEEDKAQLEAVVTEGRNMRIEHYDSGVISWEEAQLMKEHAQTTTLTRMIRSGQVVHVKGNVLLVGDINPGGLLTATGSIYVMGALKGRAHAGFEGKRDARICAAMMAPAGLQIADESLYFVDKDEAVEDHMKAAFLDEANGSIRIERVQRLLDVAAEINKEAVS is encoded by the coding sequence ATGACACGTGGAAAATCATTCGTCACCATCAAAGGCACAAAGGATGGGCTGACGTTTCTTTTAGATGACCGCTGTTCTTTTGATGAATTAATAAAAGAGCTTACAGACAAACTATCGGCCAATTACTACAAAAGTGGCGAAGAAGAACGGCCGGTTTACGTTAAAATGGATTTGGGCAACCGATATTTAAATGAAGAAGATAAAGCGCAGCTAGAAGCGGTTGTCACAGAAGGCCGTAATATGCGGATTGAGCATTATGACTCTGGCGTCATTTCTTGGGAAGAAGCACAATTGATGAAGGAGCATGCGCAAACAACGACTTTAACGAGAATGATTCGTTCTGGACAAGTCGTCCATGTCAAAGGAAATGTCTTACTTGTCGGCGACATTAATCCCGGTGGGCTTCTGACGGCTACAGGGAGCATTTATGTAATGGGCGCTTTAAAAGGGCGTGCCCATGCCGGGTTTGAAGGCAAACGAGATGCCCGTATTTGTGCGGCAATGATGGCGCCTGCTGGGTTACAAATTGCAGACGAATCGCTGTATTTTGTCGATAAAGACGAGGCTGTAGAGGACCATATGAAAGCAGCTTTTCTAGATGAGGCGAACGGCAGCATTCGCATTGAACGAGTGCAGCGGCTTTTGGATGTGGCAGCGGAAATCAACAAAGAAGCCGTTTCCTAG
- the minD gene encoding septum site-determining protein MinD codes for MGEAIVVTSGKGGVGKTTTSANIGTALALSGKKVCLIDADIGLRNLDVVMGLENRIIYDLVDVVEGRCKLKQALIKDKRFDHLYLLPAAQTKDKTDVLPEQLKSLVNELKEDYDYVIIDCPAGIEHGFRNAVAGADKAIVVTTPEVSAVRDADRIIGLLEQENIERPRLIVNRIRNHLVKNGEMLDVDEITSILAIDLLGIVVDDDQVIKHSNKGEPIALHTSSKASIAYRNIGRRILGETVPLMAIEESNTMFSKIKRLFGVR; via the coding sequence GTGGGTGAAGCGATCGTTGTAACAAGCGGCAAGGGCGGAGTCGGCAAAACGACAACCTCAGCGAATATTGGAACGGCGCTTGCGCTATCAGGCAAAAAGGTATGCTTAATCGACGCAGACATTGGCCTGAGGAATCTTGACGTTGTGATGGGACTGGAAAATCGGATTATCTATGACTTGGTAGATGTAGTGGAGGGCCGCTGCAAATTAAAGCAGGCGCTTATCAAAGACAAGCGGTTCGACCATTTGTACTTGTTACCTGCGGCACAGACGAAAGATAAAACCGATGTGTTGCCGGAGCAGTTAAAAAGCCTGGTCAACGAATTAAAAGAAGACTATGATTATGTTATTATCGATTGTCCAGCGGGAATCGAGCATGGTTTCCGCAATGCAGTTGCCGGTGCTGATAAAGCAATTGTCGTCACGACACCGGAAGTGTCTGCTGTCCGCGATGCTGATCGGATTATTGGGTTGCTTGAACAAGAAAATATTGAGCGCCCACGGCTAATTGTGAACCGTATTCGCAATCATTTGGTAAAAAATGGTGAAATGCTAGATGTAGATGAAATTACCTCTATTCTTGCTATTGATTTACTTGGCATTGTTGTCGATGATGACCAGGTCATTAAACATTCGAATAAAGGCGAGCCCATTGCCCTACATACATCGAGTAAAGCGTCAATTGCTTACCGCAACATTGGAAGAAGAATTTTGGGGGAAACAGTCCCATTAATGGCGATTGAGGAAAGCAATACGATGTTTTCAAAAATAAAACGGCTGTTTGGAGTCCGTTAA
- a CDS encoding type 1 glutamine amidotransferase domain-containing protein — translation MGKKVAVLITDLFEDVEYTDPKESLTEAGHKLVTIEKEAGKTVTGKQGNAKVTIDKSIDDVHVDDFDALLLPGGFSPDQLRADDRFVEFTKAFAQAGKPIMAICHGPQLLINADVLKGRTVTGVKPIVPDLKNAGAIFKDEEVVVCNNNLVTSRTPDDLPAFNRESLNVLAD, via the coding sequence ATGGGTAAGAAAGTCGCTGTACTTATTACGGATCTCTTTGAAGATGTGGAATACACGGATCCGAAAGAATCGTTAACGGAAGCAGGCCATAAGTTGGTCACAATTGAAAAAGAAGCAGGCAAAACGGTGACAGGTAAGCAAGGCAATGCAAAAGTTACAATTGACAAAAGCATTGACGATGTTCATGTGGACGACTTTGACGCGTTGTTGCTTCCTGGAGGCTTCTCGCCAGACCAACTTCGGGCGGATGACCGCTTTGTCGAATTTACGAAAGCATTCGCTCAGGCGGGCAAACCAATTATGGCGATTTGCCACGGCCCACAACTTTTAATCAATGCGGATGTCTTGAAAGGACGGACTGTGACAGGGGTCAAACCGATTGTACCTGATCTAAAAAATGCCGGTGCGATATTTAAAGATGAAGAAGTCGTTGTCTGCAACAATAATTTGGTAACAAGTCGGACGCCTGATGATTTGCCAGCTTTCAACCGTGAATCGTTAAACGTGTTGGCAGATTAA
- a CDS encoding cyclic pyranopterin monophosphate synthase MoaC — MWRKQEGARTGLTELPKTNATSQQAIAKTSVQMNRDLYESLQRGALHEASVLENARAAGTLAAKKTSSVLPYCHFKPLSAVAISFDWKVGSGVWELLIEAEVKARHAATVDSEALMAATVTALAVFDSCKSISQSIVLGPCYLSRKRT; from the coding sequence ATGTGGCGTAAGCAGGAAGGGGCTCGAACGGGGCTAACAGAATTGCCAAAAACAAATGCAACATCACAGCAAGCGATTGCGAAGACAAGCGTGCAAATGAACCGCGACCTTTATGAAAGTTTGCAACGAGGCGCCTTGCACGAGGCTTCCGTGCTTGAAAACGCACGGGCGGCGGGCACGCTCGCGGCAAAAAAGACATCTTCTGTTTTGCCATATTGCCATTTTAAGCCGTTATCGGCGGTAGCCATTTCCTTTGATTGGAAAGTTGGATCAGGGGTTTGGGAGTTGCTGATTGAAGCGGAAGTAAAAGCGCGGCATGCTGCAACTGTCGATTCGGAAGCCCTCATGGCTGCCACGGTTACAGCGCTTGCGGTATTTGACTCTTGCAAATCCATTTCTCAAAGCATTGTTCTAGGTCCTTGTTACCTTTCAAGAAAACGTACATAA
- a CDS encoding biotin transporter BioY, translated as MNLKQQMAIAMMAALTGVMGVVPSIPIGPVPITIQSIAPMLAGSILGAKRGAASMMLFLLLVACSVPLLSGGRGGVGHLFGPTGGYLFGWILVAFLVGCYVTYAKRVNVWKLMAVNIIVGMFILYGCGALYLSQVTATSISEALMLNVAFIPGDTAKAVLAAFIAVRVRHALGEGNVEKVMAEKRSA; from the coding sequence ATGAACTTAAAACAACAAATGGCTATTGCCATGATGGCAGCTTTAACAGGGGTTATGGGAGTGGTTCCCTCTATCCCAATAGGTCCAGTACCAATTACGATCCAGTCGATTGCACCGATGCTTGCTGGCAGCATTTTGGGAGCTAAACGGGGCGCAGCATCAATGATGCTTTTTCTTCTCCTTGTCGCTTGCTCGGTCCCGCTTTTGTCAGGGGGACGAGGGGGTGTCGGTCATTTATTCGGCCCGACAGGCGGTTATTTATTTGGCTGGATACTCGTTGCGTTTCTAGTCGGCTGTTACGTTACTTACGCTAAACGCGTAAACGTTTGGAAACTAATGGCTGTCAATATTATCGTCGGAATGTTTATTCTCTATGGATGCGGAGCGCTGTACTTGTCGCAAGTGACAGCCACATCTATTAGCGAAGCGCTCATGCTTAATGTCGCTTTTATTCCAGGAGATACGGCAAAAGCAGTGTTGGCTGCTTTCATTGCTGTCCGTGTCCGTCATGCCTTAGGTGAAGGAAATGTAGAAAAGGTTATGGCAGAAAAAAGAAGTGCCTAA
- a CDS encoding aldo/keto reductase, which produces MNKRRLGKSELYVSELGLGAMSLGTDTRRATEIIAEAADFGVNYIDTADLYDYGENEKIIGAALKGKRSDFIIATKAGNRFEKGKQGWEWDPSKQYIKEAAKASLQRLQTDYIDLYQLHGGTIDDPIDETIEAFEELKQEGLIREYGISSIRPNVIRTYVEQSSIVSIMMQYSILDRRPEEWFPYLEENGISVVARGPVAKGILSERPLHTVAAASDGYLDYSVKEIEQLRDVLMQTYGKTYSLTKVAFDYCLAHPPVAAVVAGASSIEQLRQNARSCKEKPLLQTEIDNIERITKQSQYTQHRS; this is translated from the coding sequence ATGAACAAACGGCGACTAGGAAAATCGGAGCTTTACGTAAGCGAACTCGGCCTTGGAGCAATGTCGCTAGGGACAGATACACGCCGTGCAACCGAAATAATTGCTGAGGCGGCAGACTTTGGAGTCAATTATATTGATACGGCCGACTTGTACGATTATGGGGAGAATGAAAAAATAATTGGCGCAGCATTAAAAGGAAAACGCTCCGACTTTATTATAGCCACAAAGGCTGGAAATCGTTTTGAGAAGGGGAAACAAGGCTGGGAGTGGGACCCTTCGAAACAATATATTAAAGAGGCAGCAAAAGCAAGCTTGCAACGCCTACAAACAGATTACATCGACTTGTACCAACTCCACGGCGGAACCATCGATGATCCAATCGATGAAACAATAGAAGCATTTGAGGAACTGAAACAGGAAGGGCTTATTCGCGAATACGGCATTTCCTCGATTCGCCCCAATGTGATCCGCACATATGTTGAACAGTCTTCCATTGTGTCGATTATGATGCAATACAGCATTTTAGACAGGCGTCCAGAAGAATGGTTTCCGTATTTAGAGGAAAATGGCATTAGCGTCGTTGCCCGTGGCCCAGTAGCGAAAGGGATTTTAAGCGAACGCCCCTTACATACGGTTGCTGCTGCTTCTGACGGTTACTTGGATTACTCAGTCAAAGAAATTGAACAATTGCGGGACGTCCTTATGCAAACTTACGGAAAAACATACTCTTTGACAAAAGTGGCTTTCGATTATTGTTTGGCCCATCCGCCAGTAGCAGCAGTTGTAGCTGGTGCCAGCTCGATAGAGCAGCTAAGACAAAATGCCCGCTCTTGCAAGGAAAAGCCACTGTTACAGACAGAAATTGACAACATCGAACGAATTACTAAACAAAGCCAATACACGCAACATCGTTCATGA
- a CDS encoding M23 family metallopeptidase, translated as MDRRKKIQKKIAARRQAAPKRNTALNEAPLSPEKGANLLPQKRQSGIRRFVMQLAISGCLFFMIGIIYQSGNERVQPVQAFVEQTFNQHFQFAAVSAFFEKHLGSPLHLLPEQRASEEEKEPLDYAYPASGVIRESFDKDGKGILLETGLGEEVKAVKGGHVIRVTTSEESELGNLIELQHPDGTSSIYGMLDDVSVHPYDILESGAVLGTVSSDENQAGIFYFAIRQGDDYIDPSEVMNFD; from the coding sequence ATGGATAGAAGGAAAAAAATCCAAAAAAAGATCGCCGCTAGAAGGCAAGCTGCTCCAAAACGAAACACTGCCTTAAATGAGGCGCCGCTTTCTCCTGAAAAAGGCGCTAATTTGCTGCCACAAAAGCGCCAGTCAGGAATACGCCGTTTTGTTATGCAATTGGCCATCTCCGGATGCTTGTTTTTTATGATCGGCATTATTTATCAATCAGGCAATGAGCGCGTACAGCCTGTGCAAGCATTTGTTGAACAAACATTTAACCAGCATTTTCAATTTGCTGCTGTTTCTGCTTTTTTTGAAAAGCATTTAGGGTCGCCCCTTCATTTGCTTCCAGAGCAACGTGCCTCTGAAGAAGAAAAAGAACCACTCGATTACGCTTATCCTGCATCAGGTGTTATTCGCGAAAGCTTTGATAAAGACGGCAAAGGCATTTTGCTTGAAACGGGACTAGGCGAAGAAGTAAAGGCAGTTAAAGGAGGCCATGTGATTCGTGTGACGACAAGCGAAGAATCTGAGTTGGGCAATCTGATTGAACTTCAACATCCCGATGGCACATCCTCGATATACGGTATGCTTGATGATGTTTCTGTCCATCCATATGATATTTTAGAAAGCGGAGCGGTGCTGGGGACCGTATCATCTGATGAAAATCAGGCAGGCATCTTTTACTTTGCTATTCGGCAAGGAGATGACTATATTGATCCCAGCGAAGTGATGAATTTTGATTGA
- a CDS encoding M50 family metallopeptidase: MIELIKKVRVHPLFWLVIAAGIITGHFKEVLMVFVIVFVHEMGHSVAAYMLKWDIKKIELLPFGGAAQVEENGTKPIKEEMAIVLAGPLQHLWLWALSFALVGQPFWSESDHELFVAHNAAIVLFNLLPIYPLDGGRMVQLACLAVWPYKRAMAASLGISVGFLAVALSIMLFLPFHLNLFVILSFLALTNGLEFKQRNYRFMRFLMAKQTDRATKSIHARVSGQLPIRDALALLRRGQVQLFVIEDGGNRYTVAEKELLQAYFAEAKLHAPVRTLVPPAV, encoded by the coding sequence TTGATTGAACTTATAAAAAAAGTTCGCGTACATCCCCTATTTTGGCTCGTCATTGCTGCTGGCATCATCACCGGTCATTTTAAGGAAGTATTGATGGTGTTCGTCATTGTGTTTGTCCATGAAATGGGGCATTCAGTAGCGGCCTATATGCTTAAATGGGATATTAAAAAAATCGAGCTTCTTCCTTTTGGCGGTGCTGCGCAAGTGGAAGAAAACGGAACGAAACCAATTAAAGAGGAAATGGCCATTGTCTTGGCAGGACCGCTTCAGCACTTATGGTTATGGGCATTGTCTTTTGCCTTGGTGGGGCAGCCTTTTTGGTCTGAGAGCGACCATGAACTGTTTGTGGCCCATAACGCCGCGATTGTCTTGTTTAATTTGTTGCCTATTTATCCACTTGATGGCGGAAGGATGGTACAACTTGCTTGTTTAGCTGTTTGGCCGTACAAGCGGGCGATGGCAGCTAGCCTTGGGATTTCGGTTGGGTTTTTGGCCGTAGCGCTGTCAATCATGCTGTTTTTGCCCTTTCACCTTAATTTGTTCGTGATTCTTTCTTTCTTGGCACTGACGAATGGATTGGAATTCAAGCAGCGGAACTATCGATTTATGCGGTTTTTAATGGCAAAACAAACAGATCGTGCGACGAAATCTATACATGCCAGGGTTTCTGGGCAGCTGCCCATTCGTGATGCCCTGGCGCTTTTACGGAGGGGCCAAGTGCAGTTGTTTGTAATAGAAGATGGCGGCAATCGGTACACAGTGGCAGAAAAAGAGCTTTTGCAAGCCTATTTTGCGGAAGCGAAACTTCATGCACCAGTAAGGACATTAGTGCCTCCAGCCGTGTAA
- a CDS encoding Rne/Rng family ribonuclease, with protein sequence MEQSIVITKGINKREAVLLENTEVVEWFFESNDRPQMVGSVFLGKVERVLPGMEAAFVDIGTGKNGFLHRDELLAFHLDPSDLTEKQTKSISQFVSPGDTIAVQVTKEGTNEKGPRLSGVVSIPGKYVVYMPEGAYVAVSRRIESDHIRASLHTALENKLQHNEGAIVRTAAADAPIEEVERDLVFLRTLWQKTLRHQEQAPALIYQAATLVETLLLGYLNEHVTEVVVDDIDDYRLMKQLVKTSDKEKVKLYAHKGSSFQSARISAQLAKAQKRRVWLKNGAFLVIDETEAMTVIDVNTGKFTGKFAQSETVLAVNKLAAVEAAKQIRLRNCSGIIVIDFIDMQSDSDRLAVQQTMERALKKDRVKTSVRGFTKLGLLEMTRKKTRLSMAKTLTVECKACAGTGAVLAGHGHAFMLERLILEEQAEALVVALTAELRSLLVGVGDLYKERLESLAGLTLLLVTDNSLPQAKPYSIDFAGSYEEAQKRFATMAQAID encoded by the coding sequence ATGGAGCAATCGATTGTCATTACGAAAGGGATCAATAAACGCGAAGCCGTCCTTTTGGAAAACACTGAGGTGGTTGAATGGTTTTTTGAAAGCAATGACCGCCCCCAAATGGTTGGCAGCGTCTTTTTAGGTAAAGTCGAAAGAGTCCTTCCTGGCATGGAGGCTGCTTTTGTTGATATTGGCACAGGCAAGAACGGGTTTTTGCACCGTGATGAACTTCTCGCTTTCCATCTGGACCCGAGCGACTTAACGGAAAAGCAAACAAAAAGCATTTCCCAGTTTGTATCGCCAGGCGATACAATTGCCGTGCAAGTGACAAAAGAAGGGACGAACGAGAAAGGGCCTCGTTTGTCAGGCGTTGTGTCTATCCCGGGAAAATATGTTGTTTATATGCCAGAAGGCGCGTATGTCGCCGTGTCACGGCGGATTGAATCAGACCATATCCGAGCTTCCCTACACACTGCTTTAGAAAATAAGCTTCAGCACAATGAAGGTGCGATTGTCCGGACTGCCGCAGCAGATGCCCCGATTGAAGAAGTAGAACGTGACTTGGTGTTTTTACGGACGCTGTGGCAAAAAACGCTCCGCCATCAAGAACAGGCGCCAGCGCTCATTTATCAAGCAGCTACTTTAGTGGAAACGTTACTTTTAGGCTATCTTAATGAGCATGTCACAGAAGTGGTCGTCGATGACATTGATGATTACCGTCTTATGAAGCAACTGGTTAAAACAAGCGATAAAGAAAAAGTTAAACTGTATGCGCACAAAGGCTCTTCGTTCCAGTCAGCACGAATTAGCGCCCAATTGGCCAAAGCGCAAAAGCGTCGTGTTTGGCTAAAAAACGGTGCTTTTCTCGTCATTGACGAAACGGAGGCGATGACCGTTATTGATGTCAATACAGGCAAGTTTACCGGCAAATTTGCACAAAGCGAGACTGTCCTTGCTGTCAATAAACTGGCAGCGGTAGAAGCAGCGAAACAAATTCGCCTCCGTAATTGCAGCGGCATCATTGTGATCGATTTTATTGACATGCAGAGTGACTCAGACCGCTTGGCTGTCCAGCAGACAATGGAACGGGCCCTAAAAAAAGACAGGGTCAAAACAAGTGTCCGTGGTTTTACAAAATTAGGCTTGCTTGAAATGACACGGAAGAAAACACGCCTATCGATGGCAAAAACCTTAACTGTGGAGTGTAAGGCATGCGCGGGCACAGGCGCTGTGCTGGCAGGCCATGGCCACGCTTTTATGCTTGAAAGACTTATATTGGAAGAGCAAGCGGAAGCGCTCGTTGTCGCCTTAACAGCTGAACTGCGGTCGCTTTTAGTCGGGGTTGGCGACCTGTATAAGGAGCGGCTTGAGTCATTGGCCGGCTTAACGTTGCTTCTCGTAACAGACAACTCATTGCCACAGGCCAAGCCTTACTCGATCGATTTTGCAGGTTCTTATGAAGAAGCACAGAAACGCTTTGCCACCATGGCACAAGCAATTGACTAG
- the rplU gene encoding 50S ribosomal protein L21 has translation MYAIIETGGKQIKVEEGQEIYVEKLDAEAGEEVSFDKVLFVGGESAKVGAPFVEGASVTGTVEKHGRNKKIIVYKMKAKKNYRRKQGHRQPYTKVVIGKING, from the coding sequence GTGTACGCAATTATTGAGACTGGCGGAAAGCAAATCAAAGTAGAAGAAGGCCAAGAAATCTACGTTGAAAAATTAGACGCAGAGGCTGGCGAAGAAGTGAGCTTTGACAAAGTTCTTTTTGTAGGAGGCGAATCGGCGAAAGTCGGCGCTCCGTTTGTAGAAGGTGCATCTGTTACGGGAACGGTTGAAAAACACGGTCGTAACAAAAAAATCATCGTCTATAAAATGAAAGCGAAAAAGAACTATCGTCGCAAGCAAGGCCATCGTCAACCTTACACAAAAGTTGTGATCGGAAAAATCAACGGTTAA
- a CDS encoding ribosomal-processing cysteine protease Prp, which yields MIYVRMQHNEHDDIIAFTMSGHAEAGPYGQDIVCAGVSAVSIGTVNAVQSLCGVDLVVSSKGEGGYLDCAVPEGLDVRTYEDVQLLLKGMELSFLSMADAYQTFITVEIDRR from the coding sequence ATGATATATGTTCGCATGCAACATAATGAGCATGACGATATCATCGCTTTTACGATGAGCGGACATGCAGAAGCTGGCCCTTACGGCCAAGACATCGTCTGTGCCGGCGTATCCGCTGTTTCCATCGGAACGGTCAATGCTGTCCAGTCCTTATGTGGAGTTGATCTTGTTGTTAGCTCAAAAGGAGAGGGTGGCTATCTTGACTGCGCTGTTCCTGAAGGGCTTGACGTACGGACATATGAAGATGTGCAGCTGTTGTTAAAAGGGATGGAATTGTCATTTTTGTCAATGGCTGACGCTTATCAAACGTTTATTACGGTTGAAATAGACAGGAGGTGA
- the rpmA gene encoding 50S ribosomal protein L27: MLKMDLQFFASKKGVGSTKNGRDSHSKRLGAKRADGQAVTGGSILVRQRGTRVYPGENVGKGGDDTLFAKIDGVVKYERVGRDRKKVSVYPA; the protein is encoded by the coding sequence ATGTTGAAAATGGACCTTCAATTTTTCGCATCGAAAAAAGGGGTAGGTAGCACAAAGAACGGCCGTGACTCCCACTCAAAACGCCTTGGTGCAAAACGTGCAGACGGGCAAGCGGTAACGGGCGGTTCTATCCTCGTGCGCCAACGCGGCACACGCGTATATCCTGGTGAGAATGTCGGCAAAGGTGGCGACGACACATTGTTCGCTAAAATTGACGGCGTTGTGAAATATGAGCGTGTCGGACGTGACCGCAAAAAAGTAAGTGTATACCCAGCGTAA
- a CDS encoding AbrB/MazE/SpoVT family DNA-binding domain-containing protein produces the protein MKSTGIVRKLDQLGRIVIPKELRSMLNIEIKTPLAILIDGDQIVLEKYQPYKACMVTGESSDENLTLANGNIVLSKEGAEQIIKELQQQLESTASR, from the coding sequence ATGAAATCAACAGGTATCGTACGCAAACTGGACCAACTAGGTCGAATTGTAATCCCGAAAGAGCTTCGCAGCATGCTGAATATTGAAATTAAAACTCCGCTTGCGATACTAATTGATGGAGACCAAATCGTTTTAGAAAAATATCAGCCATACAAAGCATGTATGGTTACAGGCGAAAGTTCTGATGAAAATTTGACACTTGCAAACGGAAATATTGTTTTAAGCAAAGAAGGAGCAGAGCAAATTATTAAAGAACTGCAACAACAGCTTGAAAGCACCGCAAGCCGCTAA
- a CDS encoding amidohydrolase has protein sequence MKAIVNGLVWTGIANQPAVPGTVLVEGACIKEVGIDVVLPEGVEKIDAKGGWVTPGLIDVHTHLGVHTQGLGNDGHDFNETTAACTPEVRAIDGINPLDPGFNDARKSGVTTVQILPGSANVIGGETCILKTAGRTVADMTVKAPSAMKAALGENPKRVHGGKGRAPVTRMGVAAVFRQALMNAQDYAERKRAGKLEKRDLGMEQLVPVIEGKRPMRVHAHRADDMMTVLRIADEFSLRLTIEHATEGHLIAEELANSGVRFTIGPTFSSRSKQELANKSWETIQVFAEKNVPFSITTDHPVIPIEHLLTTAAFALKYGISEQRMLEAITVRAAEHLDIDDRLGTIEAGKDADLVIWSGPPLQAGTVVRETFINGESVYTN, from the coding sequence ATGAAAGCGATTGTAAACGGGCTCGTATGGACAGGCATTGCGAATCAGCCAGCTGTCCCCGGAACGGTTTTGGTGGAAGGCGCCTGCATAAAAGAAGTTGGGATCGATGTTGTATTGCCAGAGGGGGTTGAAAAGATCGACGCGAAAGGGGGCTGGGTGACTCCAGGCTTAATTGACGTACATACCCACTTAGGCGTCCACACACAAGGGCTTGGCAATGATGGCCATGATTTTAATGAAACAACGGCTGCATGCACCCCTGAAGTCCGGGCGATCGATGGCATCAATCCGCTAGACCCAGGTTTTAACGACGCCCGCAAATCTGGGGTTACCACTGTACAAATTTTACCAGGAAGCGCCAATGTGATTGGTGGCGAAACATGCATCTTAAAAACGGCTGGCCGTACTGTTGCTGATATGACTGTTAAAGCACCTTCGGCAATGAAAGCCGCACTCGGGGAAAACCCAAAGCGTGTCCATGGGGGAAAAGGACGAGCGCCAGTAACGCGTATGGGAGTGGCTGCCGTTTTTAGGCAAGCGTTAATGAACGCCCAAGACTATGCTGAACGAAAGCGTGCTGGAAAATTAGAAAAACGGGATTTGGGAATGGAGCAGCTTGTGCCTGTTATCGAAGGGAAACGGCCGATGCGTGTCCATGCCCATCGTGCAGATGACATGATGACCGTTTTACGGATTGCCGATGAGTTTTCGCTGCGGCTTACAATTGAACATGCGACAGAGGGCCATCTTATTGCTGAAGAGCTAGCGAACAGTGGCGTCCGCTTTACCATTGGTCCAACGTTCTCTTCTCGCTCGAAACAAGAGCTTGCCAACAAAAGTTGGGAGACGATTCAAGTGTTTGCCGAAAAAAATGTGCCTTTTTCGATAACGACAGACCACCCCGTTATTCCGATTGAACATTTGTTAACGACTGCCGCATTTGCTTTAAAATACGGAATTAGCGAGCAACGGATGTTGGAAGCGATTACTGTACGGGCGGCAGAACATCTCGATATCGACGACCGTCTTGGCACGATTGAAGCAGGCAAAGATGCGGATCTTGTTATTTGGAGCGGTCCGCCATTGCAAGCGGGTACGGTTGTAAGAGAAACGTTTATAAATGGGGAATCAGTCTATACTAATTAA